A stretch of Brassica rapa cultivar Chiifu-401-42 chromosome A08, CAAS_Brap_v3.01, whole genome shotgun sequence DNA encodes these proteins:
- the LOC117127283 gene encoding LOW QUALITY PROTEIN: uncharacterized protein LOC117127283 (The sequence of the model RefSeq protein was modified relative to this genomic sequence to represent the inferred CDS: substituted 2 bases at 2 genomic stop codons): MEESKIIFQEDKLLSGQVKLKEDEYLPKECFITNLRIETKESTTRKYILSTFFGEEIYLHLFVIIHLXQXVKLDEKKPPIWIQQKQSEWRGIREVKQCPKQRRRKKGADVVDKIHRRDLPKIWNMSTCITTHMIKI, from the coding sequence ATGGAAGAGTCTAAAATAATATTCCAAGAAGACAAGTTGTTGAGTGGGCAAGTGAAGTTGAAAGAAGATGAGTATCTGCCGAAAGAATGTTTTATCACAAACCTTAGAATAGAGACCAAAGAGAGTACTacgagaaaatatattttatcaactTTTTTTGGAGAAGAAATATATCTTCATCTTTTtgttattatacatttataacaATAAGTAAAATTAGATGAAAAAAAACCCCCAATATGGatacaacaaaaacaaagtGAGTGGAGAGGAATAAGAGAAGTTAAACAATGTCCAAAACAAAGGAGGCGTAAGAAAGGCGCAGATGTCGTCGATAAGATTCATCGACGAGATCTTCCCAAGATTTGGAATATGTCTACTTGCATTACCACCCAcatgataaaaatataa
- the LOC103834985 gene encoding protein RADIALIS-like 3: MASNSMSSNASWTRKENKLFERALAIYDQDTPDRWHNVARAVGGKSAEEVRRHYELLIRDVNDIESGRYPQPTYRSNGN; this comes from the coding sequence ATGGCTTCCAACTCCATGAGTTCTAACGCGTCTTGGACACGTAAGGAGAACAAACTATTTGAAAGGGCTTTGGCTATATATGACCAGGACACTCCTGACCGTTGGCATAACGTTGCTAGAGCAGTTGGTGGGAAATCAGCTGAAGAAGTAAGGCGACACTACGAGCTACTCATTAGGGATGTCAATGACATCGAGTCAGGGCGTTATCCACAGCCTACTTACCGTTCGAATGGAAACTGA
- the LOC103834986 gene encoding embryonic protein DC-8 isoform X1 gives MAIIMEKRSLMMMVFMLMVILAWQNECHGWEAAEDIVRNESEHSKNAAGTVTKMAAKATRDANDKTASWTGWVSDKISIGLGSKKEEAKEAAESAKNYAYDNAGSAYDNAGYAKDFVSDKAGSAYDSAQNAKGYAYEKATDAKDVVYDKAGQAKDMVYDKAGRAKDMASDKTGSAYDKAGQAKDLAYDKASQAKDMIYDTAGSAYDKAGQAKDTAYDKADQAKDMVYDTAGSAYDKAGQAKDMAYDKAGSAYHKADQAKDMVSDKTGSAKDMVYDKAGQAKDMVNKKAAQAEEKAGQAKDMVYDKAAQAKEKAGQAKDMAYNNAGQAKDKAGQAKDMAYDKAGQAKDMAFDKAGQAKDTVYDKADDVIRMATDKSDEAKEIGYGTYKRAKEGSKNAKDVSFEKARDVRETGGQAMDYGKDKATDAYGLGNEAAGKLEEAMYKVGERYGAAKDSTSEKAKEAYESAKEKASEATGEYGAYLRDHSVEL, from the exons ATGGCAATAATAATGGAGAAGAGATCGTTAATGATGATGGTGTTTATGTTGATGGTGATTCTGGCGTGGCAGAACGAATGCCATGGATGGGAAGCAGCAGAGGATATTGTCAGAAATGAATCAGAGCATTCTAAAAACGCTGCTGGAACCGTCACAAAAATGGCGGCCAAGGCAACTCGTGATGCCAATGACAAAACCGCATCTTGGACTGGTTGGGTTTCTGATAAAATCTCAAT AGGATTGGGAAGCAAGAAAGAGGAAGCAAAAGAAGCGGCTGAATCTGCAAAGAACTACGCCTATGACAATGCCGGTTCTGCCTATGACAATGCAGGATACGCCAAGGACTTTGTATCTGATAAGGCCGGCTCTGCTTACGACAGTGCTCAAAATGCAAAGGGTTATGCTTATGAGAAGGCCACTGATGCAAAGGATGTGGTCTATGACAAAGCGGGTCAAGCCAAGGATATGGTCTATGACAAAGCTGGTAGAGCCAAGGACATGGCTTCTGACAAGACTGGATCAGCCTATGACAAGGCAGGTCAAGCCAAAGACCTAGCATACGACAAGGCTAGCCAAGCTAAGGACATGATTTATGATACCGCAGGATCAGCCTACGACAAGGCCGGTCAAGCCAAAGACACAGCATACGACAAGGCTGACCAAGCTAAAGACATGGTTTATGATACCGCAGGATCAGCCTACGACAAGGCCGGCCAAGCCAAGGACATGGCCTACGACAAAGCAGGATCAGCCTACCACAAGGCCGATCAAGCCAAGGATATGGTCTCGGATAAAACAGGATCAGCCAAGGATATGGTCTACGACAAGGCCGGTCAAGCCAAGGACATGGTCAACAAGAAGGCGGCTCAAGCAGAGGAAAAGGCCGGTCAAGCCAAGGACATGGTCTACGACAAGGCGGCTCAAGCAAAGGAAAAGGCCGGTCAAGCCAAGGACATGGCCTACAACAATGCCGGTCAAGCCAAAGACAAGGCTGGTCAAGCCAAAGATATGGCCTATGACAAGGCTGGTCAAGCCAAAGATATGGCCTTCGACAAGGCTGGCCAAGCCAAGGACACTGTGTATGACAAAGCAGATGATGTGATTAGAATGGCTACGGATAAGAGCGATGAAGCTAAAGAAATAGGTTATGGAACATACAAAAGAGCAAAAGAAGGGTCCAAAAATGCTAAAGACGTTTCATTTGAAAAAGCTCGTGACGTTAGAGAAACTGGGGGGCAAGCGATGGACTATGGTAAAGACAAAGCAACAGACGCGTACGGATTAGGAAATGAAGCTGCCGGGAAATTGGAGGAGGCAATGTATAAAGTTGGGGAAAGGTATGGTGCAGCAAAGGATTCAACGTCGGAGAAGGCAAAAGAAGCTTATGAGAGTGCAAAGGAGAAGGCTTCTGAGGCTACTGGAGAGTATGGTGCATATTTAAGGGACCATAGTGTTGAGCTTTAG
- the LOC103834986 gene encoding embryonic protein DC-8 isoform X2, translated as MAIIMEKRSLMMMVFMLMVILAWQNECHGWEAAEDIVRNESEHSKNAAGTVTKMAAKATRDANDKTASWTGWVSDKISIGLGSKKEEAKEAAESAKNYAYDNAGSAYDNAGYAKDFVSDKAGSAYDSAQNAKGYAYEKATDAKDVVYDKAGQAKDMVYDKAGRAKDMASDKTGSAYDKAGQAKDLAYDKASQAKDMIYDTAGSAYDKAGQAKDTAYDKADQAKDMVYDTAGSAYDKAGQAKDMAYDKAGSAYHKADQAKDMVSDKTGSAKDMVYDKAGQAKDMVNKKAAQAEEKAGQAKDMVYDKAAQAKEKAGQAKDMAYNNAGQAYDKAGQAKDMAFDKAGQAKDTVYDKADDVIRMATDKSDEAKEIGYGTYKRAKEGSKNAKDVSFEKARDVRETGGQAMDYGKDKATDAYGLGNEAAGKLEEAMYKVGERYGAAKDSTSEKAKEAYESAKEKASEATGEYGAYLRDHSVEL; from the exons ATGGCAATAATAATGGAGAAGAGATCGTTAATGATGATGGTGTTTATGTTGATGGTGATTCTGGCGTGGCAGAACGAATGCCATGGATGGGAAGCAGCAGAGGATATTGTCAGAAATGAATCAGAGCATTCTAAAAACGCTGCTGGAACCGTCACAAAAATGGCGGCCAAGGCAACTCGTGATGCCAATGACAAAACCGCATCTTGGACTGGTTGGGTTTCTGATAAAATCTCAAT AGGATTGGGAAGCAAGAAAGAGGAAGCAAAAGAAGCGGCTGAATCTGCAAAGAACTACGCCTATGACAATGCCGGTTCTGCCTATGACAATGCAGGATACGCCAAGGACTTTGTATCTGATAAGGCCGGCTCTGCTTACGACAGTGCTCAAAATGCAAAGGGTTATGCTTATGAGAAGGCCACTGATGCAAAGGATGTGGTCTATGACAAAGCGGGTCAAGCCAAGGATATGGTCTATGACAAAGCTGGTAGAGCCAAGGACATGGCTTCTGACAAGACTGGATCAGCCTATGACAAGGCAGGTCAAGCCAAAGACCTAGCATACGACAAGGCTAGCCAAGCTAAGGACATGATTTATGATACCGCAGGATCAGCCTACGACAAGGCCGGTCAAGCCAAAGACACAGCATACGACAAGGCTGACCAAGCTAAAGACATGGTTTATGATACCGCAGGATCAGCCTACGACAAGGCCGGCCAAGCCAAGGACATGGCCTACGACAAAGCAGGATCAGCCTACCACAAGGCCGATCAAGCCAAGGATATGGTCTCGGATAAAACAGGATCAGCCAAGGATATGGTCTACGACAAGGCCGGTCAAGCCAAGGACATGGTCAACAAGAAGGCGGCTCAAGCAGAGGAAAAGGCCGGTCAAGCCAAGGACATGGTCTACGACAAGGCGGCTCAAGCAAAGGAAAAGGCCGGTCAAGCCAAGGACATGGCCTACAACAATGCCGGTCAA GCCTATGACAAGGCTGGTCAAGCCAAAGATATGGCCTTCGACAAGGCTGGCCAAGCCAAGGACACTGTGTATGACAAAGCAGATGATGTGATTAGAATGGCTACGGATAAGAGCGATGAAGCTAAAGAAATAGGTTATGGAACATACAAAAGAGCAAAAGAAGGGTCCAAAAATGCTAAAGACGTTTCATTTGAAAAAGCTCGTGACGTTAGAGAAACTGGGGGGCAAGCGATGGACTATGGTAAAGACAAAGCAACAGACGCGTACGGATTAGGAAATGAAGCTGCCGGGAAATTGGAGGAGGCAATGTATAAAGTTGGGGAAAGGTATGGTGCAGCAAAGGATTCAACGTCGGAGAAGGCAAAAGAAGCTTATGAGAGTGCAAAGGAGAAGGCTTCTGAGGCTACTGGAGAGTATGGTGCATATTTAAGGGACCATAGTGTTGAGCTTTAG